A window from Ostrinia nubilalis chromosome 13, ilOstNubi1.1, whole genome shotgun sequence encodes these proteins:
- the LOC135077210 gene encoding lipase member H-A-like, protein MGPIYFFCGQLIVASIFAVSNAMYSSKALEGYPSGYLGDCPTNKTVSIPKKDLDHLLFVVNGAKSSKKVIYNYFQTDLLAKSPHMDWTKKTIIYAGGYVSSPLLDGRAIDRHYKDLGYNVWVLDSLYFHVGIYPTIALAIRDVAAYIAEVMADMTARGLLDPTKTELLGISLGAHIVGYIGKAYYQLTGTKVSRITGLDPSGPCFRNADPEYRLDESDADFVDTVLTNIDGYGMAAPIGHVNFYVNGGEYQVADLTYFPCNVLCSHIKSFLIWMAALENPKGFIAMKCDSVQQARFRDCYENVPQVTNVLGLNVDKSKPGIYYLSTTNAFPYYLGKKGLKRENDYVKKLLRSLFRGL, encoded by the exons atgggtccgatttattttttttgtggTCAGTTGATTGTGGCCAGTATATTTGCAGTGTCAAATGCAATGTACAGCAGTAAAGCTCTGGAAGGATACCCTTCAGGATATTTGGGAgatt GTCCAACAAACAAAACAGTATCGATACCAAAGAAAGATCTCGATCACCTCCTCTTCGTAGTAAATGGAGCAAAATCTTCTAAAAAGGTCATATACAACTACTTCCAGACTGATCTTTTGGCGAAAAGCCCTCATATGGACTGGACTAAGAAGACCATCATCTACGCGGGTGGATATGTAAGCAGCCCCTTGCTGGATGGAAGAGCCATAGATAGGCATTACAAAGATTTAGGATATAATGTATGGGTGCTGGATTCCCTTTATTTCCACGTCGGAATATATCCTAC TATTGCGCTAGCGATCCGCGACGTGGCAGCCTACATAGCAGAAGTGATGGCGGATATGACCGCAAGAGGGCTCTTGGACCCAACCAAGACGGAACTCCTCGGAATCAGCCTTGGAGCCCACATCGTCGGCTATATAGGCAAGGCATACTACCAGTTAACTGGCACAAAGGTCAGCAGGATCACCGGTCTCGATCCTTCTGGGCCATGCTTCAGAAACGCGGACCCTGAATATAGGCTGGACGAATCTGACGCGGATTTCGTGGATACAGTTCTGACCAATATTGACGGGTACGGCATGGCCGCTCCGATCGGCCATGTTAATTTCTATGTCAATGGGGGCGAGTACCAAGTAGCTGACCTAACCTACTTCCCATGCAACGTATTGTGCAGCCACATCAAATCGTTCCTAATATGGATGGCTGCGTTAGAGAACCCGAAAGGATTCATAGCTATGAAATGTGACTCAGTTCAGCAGGCCAGGTTCAGAGATTGCTATGAAAATGTGCCTCAAGTAACAAATGTTTTAGGACTTAACGTGGACAAGTCGAAACCGGGAATTTACTACCTTTCAACGACTAATGCCTTTCCATATTATTTGGGAAAGAAAGGGTTGAAGCGGGAAAACGATTATGTTAAGAAATTGTTGAGAAGTCTTTTTAGAGGACTGTAA